agcagtaaggtgtttgctttgcaaatggctaacctaggaaggactacggttctcaggcatcccatatggtcccccaagccaggagcgatttctgagcacatagccagggataacccctgaacattatcgggagtagcccaaaaagcaaaaaaaaaaaaaaaaatccttattgtAGAACTTACCTGAGTGAGCAACTCCACATGCTTTTTTGACAGGATCTGCAAAAATCATTGGTATGCAGTCAGCACCAAGAGCAGCTATTGTGACTCCTCTTTGATTTGTGATTATTCCATCATAAGAATCAGGCTCCTTTCTTCCCATAATCCAGACATCATTGCCATGATCAGTCTAATAGCAAAGATATGTAACAAAAATGATATGAAAATAGGGAATCATCTTGCCATAaagttttcctaaaatatttgttttacataAGACTATATAACCAATTTTGATCATTATTAAATGTATTCTATATACAGTAGCAATATATTTACTTCTGaggttttggttgttgtttgttgttgttgttgttttttttaatcacatctgTAGTACTCTGGGCtgtgtgcacagggatcatttctggtatagctctggggtccatatagaatgccagagataggactggagtcagccatgtgcaagaaatgtgccttacccattatactctCTCTCCAAACAACTTCTGGTATTATAATCTTTGCAtactttattcaaagaaaataagaattaactatttttaaattcaatatatattatGAACATTTTCTATTGGAGCTAGATAAATCTTTATTTGCAGCACTTTGCACAAAATTACCACTTTATTGAAGAAGTTAAATTACCAAATCAATAACATTTTTGCTTTTCTAGACTCTAAAAAGATAACAGTTAAAAACTGAATGTTTTATAAATTGTAACCTTCAGTCTTGCTAATGTTGACTTGAAAAATAatagattctggctactgtgtaCATAGCTAAGTAAAACAAACATTATCCTAAATTTTTATCTCAAAATTAAATGGTTTAGAGGGCTGGAgagtattgccttgcatgcagcctactccAGCTTAATTTCCATCACCACATAGTCTCTCAATCATCACTGGATGTAGTCGTAGAAGACCTTCAGTACTTCCACATGGTCTGAATAATTCTTGGCACCTTAGCTTCACATATTGGGGTGCTTGCATTGAACAATGGGTATTTAGCTGAGAATGTCAAGAAGGGCCATAGGTCTTATAAGCATAACTTGGGAAGtgcctcccacaaaaaaaaattaatggcttAATTAAAGTCTATATAGTCATTAGTAGATCAAGAATGTTTTAGAACTtccaaaatatgaaacaaaatctTACCTTGATTCGGTAAAATTTCTCTGCATTAAATCCTGCAGTATTCCCCAACCTTCGTAGGTTTTCTTGGACAACTGCCTTGGGATCTCTCCGTTTGGAACTACTAAAGAGATTCAAGGAGCTGAGTGTTGGTATGTAAGATATTCCACCTGCCCTTGTAGTAAATCCATGTATGAAAATATCTATTGAAGACAAATAGGGCAATTTAAAAAATGGTTCATGAAAGACGAGAAAGACGCGTTCTCTAAAGAAAATGTTCCCTTATCTCTTTAACCTACATTTGCTTATTTGTTCTCTCACTGATACCAGTATCAGAATATATACTGCTTTGTTGGTTTTACATACTCTATgaggattattttctttaaagggtatcttctaaaaaaataaaaaataaaaaaataaagggtatCTTCTGTTCCATTCTGTCCCATTTTATACTTCATATCATATAGCCCTCAGTAAATATCAACTAAACAAATAAGATTGGCTGTTTCACATTTCACTATTCTGTAAAGATGCCAAAATAAGCCCCAGAAATTCTAAGTAGGAGATACTTAGGAtcataaatctaaatttaaaggaACGAATTTGTCTCAAAACTATTTGCACAAAGCAATTTACTTATGTCTTAGAAGTGACTATTGGATGAGACCTGATACTATATGGTGATTCACGGCCTGTCAATGATGCTCAAAAATTCACAATCATcccaaaagaaaataggaaggaaaacaGATGAGCAAACTCTAAAGATAGTTTTTTCAAATACACAGTAAACATAGCATTTAATCTACCTGAGATCAAAGGAGACTTGATAATGGTTAATTCTCCTTTCAGAGTGGGCAGGCTTCTCAAATATGTTTCTATTTCATTCTGGattgtttctagtttttgaggTGTGATCATTCTTGTTTCAGTGGACTCTTTCAAAAGATCTCCACTCAAAGTCATATGTAAATCttcaaattcaaaattataaacatCAGTGAAAAGTTGGTCAATAAAAGCCTTCATTAACATCTTCCGGTAGATGGATACAATTACCTTAATGCTGTTCAGGTTTTTTTcatcaattttttgtttaatgGTATATAAAGAGGCAGCCATGCTGGGATTGGTAACAATTTCAAATTCTCTGAAAAGAGTTGAGAATCCGTTGCTTGTTTCTAGTTTATCGTCATCATGGTAGTCATCATTTTCACAATTGATGCTGTCAGTACAACATATTATGCAAAGGAATTTGGCCTTGGGATCATAGTGGTGTTTGTTGGCATTCAAGATCTTCGTTAAAATCTGCTGATAGTTTTCCTGAGAGCTCACTTTCAAATCAAAGAGATCAACCAACACTGCTTCTGCCATCCTTCCTTATGATTAGGAAGTTCTTCAAAGAGGATTTTGATGCCCCCTAAAACATCTGCCCATAAAAATTAGCATAAGTGAATGCAAAGTTATAACAATCTTGCTTTAGTTGTAACAGGAATTTGTGGCtgggtataaaaaagaaaatgaaagtgtgggctggagcgacagtacatcgggcagggtgtttgccttgcacaaatcccacctgggtttgatcccgggcaacccatatggtctcccgagatcctcaaggaataattcttgagataCCATTAAGTATCATCTGTTGTGTGATCCCAacacgaaaacaaacaaacaaacaaaaaacacacaaaggaattgattttaaaatgtaacCAAAATAGTTAATACCGACCCTGTATCAGAAAAACCAGTCCACTGTTTGTCATAAGAGAAGTTTAACAATTCAAGCAGAGGAATTTCTTATAGCTCATCTCCTGATATTCCATATCTGGAGATATTTCATATCAGGACATTTCATCTCCTGATATTTCAAATATCAGAAATCTctaggtttttgttttcatttttctttttgtttttgatttgtggtcacaccctgtggtgctcagggcttactcctgattgagTTCAGAGATTATTTATTCCAAACAGGTTCCAGGGACCCTtactgggtcagcctcatgcaaggcaagtgtcctacctatcaAGTCCCCTGGATTCCCATTTTCATCTAGCAAATTCCAAGGAAATTACTGGTTGATAAGGCCAAGggcctggtttttgtttgtgttgttgttgttgttgttgtttttattgctagGTGCTCATTATGTGAGAATTCTGTTAATCCTGGCCTGACTGGCAGGGTGGGTCTCGTGTTATATGAAACGCCCTGGGTTCATTCAGTAGGTGAAAAGGAGGCGCTCTCCCAGGTGGAATTTTTAAGGGTACAAGAAAGTCAAGACGCCCAATTTCCTTCCCTGCAGGGATTTACACCGTCCTCTAGACCAGTGACTGGACTCCAGCTACGTTCTTCTACTCGCTTTCTCACCTACCCACCCAAGGACTAGTTTAGTTGCTCCATTGGCCCTGCCCTAGCATCCGGGTCTCCGTGATCCCCTTTGCCCCGGAAGCAATTCCCACTGCCTCAAACTCCGAACCTCAGTCAGCGCGAACTCCCGCCGCCGATTTCCTGGCGGTTTCCTAGGTCCTGTAGCAGCGAGGTGAGGAGAGCTGGGGGTGGTCGCCACCTTCGCCTCCCTTCTTCTCCCACGTCAGACGCGCCTTAATGTCCGAGTGCGCGGCCGCCTCCACAACCACCAAGCTCTGCAACTGAGGAACGGAGAAGACAGCCCGGGGGCCGgcccatcctctcccctcctcttcttcctcctcctcctcgtcccgCACTTGCGCGCTCCACCCCACCCGGGCTTTGCTCCCCTCCCCTCTTGAACCTATGAGAAACCGGGGTGCCGGGGGTGTCTCCCCTGGAGTGACAAGCCCGCCCCAAGTCACTCAGCTCTCCGcgccgcgccccgccccgcccgagGCCTAACCTCGCGCCGGGGATTCCCGGGAGCCCCGAGTGTCAGCAGCGCCCCAAGCCTCACTGATCCGGGGCCGCCCAAAGTGGGAAGAGGAACTGGGGCGCGCTGGGCCCCGACGCCGGGATAAGTGAGGGGGCGGCCGAAGCCATGgatctgttggtttgttttgtttggggacacagtcggcattgctctggggttactcctcctctgctctcaggaatcagtccCAGAGTGGGGTGCCCTGGATCGATCCCGGGTTAGCTTTGTACCAGGCAAGGGTACCAACACGTTGGACAATCCCCAAGCTCTGAAGAGGCCAAGAACTCTGGGACCTTAGACCATCACAgtgcttgtctgtctgtctgtctgtctgtctgtctgtctgtctgtctgtctgtctgtctgtctgtctctctctctctctctctcttctttctttctttctttctttctctttctttcttcttccttccttccttccttcctttctttctttctttcctttcttctttcttttctttctttctttctttctttctttctttctttctttctttctttctttctttctttctttctttctttctttctttctttctttctttctttcctttcttctttctttcctttcttctttcttttctttcttctttctttctttctttctttctttctttctttctttctttctttctttctttctttctttctttcttcttcctttccttcctttccttccttttctttctttctttttagttgaAGTAGCAATACTCGTTAATAAGATAATGAATGTTCCTATGCTTTAGGATATAATGATACTTTACTGGTACTAGCAATATGCCAGTATTCCCTGAGAGCTTGTCCTTGGGGCCCTTCTCATCTGTCACTTTCCCCATGCCCCACAACTGGAAACGTCAGTTCTGTCCAAGTCTAGggttggttttcatttttttgcctTGCTTCTTTCTTTATATACTACTTTGGAATGAAAGTTGCCTTGTATATCTTCTGCCTTAGTTTCCACATCCTGACACCACCTCCCCTGTTTCATGGTGTGTACGTACAATTACACTTATCCACTCCTCCATCCACTTTCGGAGCCTAGCTCCTGTACAccatgctgcagtgaacataccTGTATTTAATGTTTTCATGTTCTTGGGCTAAATGCGAAGACTAGAAccactgggtcatatggaagctctatttTAATGTTGTGAGatatctccatactattttccatatagGCTGACCGATTTACAATCTCACCAACAGCggactctttttctcttttttcccctgccAGCacagttttgtttctgggcttttTGATACAGGCCATTTTTATTAGTGTGAGGTGCTATCTTagtgctgttttgatttgcattttcctgataatcagtgataaagaactttcttttccttccttccttccttccttccttccttccttccttccttccttccttccttccatccttcttttcctttctttctttgtttccttcctttctttccttccttcctttccttccttccctccttccttccttccttcttccctccctccctccctccctccctccctccctccctccctccctccctccctccctccctccctccctccctccctcccttctttctttctttctttctttctttctttctttctttctttctttctttctttctttctttctttctttctttctttctttctttctttctttctttctttctttctttctctgaatcCAAGATTCAGAAAGGACATCTGGGAACTGGTGGGTACAGAGTGGGAAGCTTTACATATTTAAAGGTTTTGGTGCTTTGTTTTCATAAGCAAGTTGATTGACACCTCCTTtctcatggcttttttttttatcttggatcATCGCTTATTGCTTTCCTTTTTATCTAGAATAGATTAACAAATAGATGTCTGTTTTCATCTTTGAAAATATGTGTCATTAATAGGAAGTTAGAAGTCCCTAACTTGTAGAATTATAATAAAGGTTCAAATTACTGTCCTTCATTTCCCCCAGAGATAAAATTTAACATCCACTTGTTTAAAATTATTGACCAGATAGTATACAGAATATAGATGCTAAATTAAGACAAAATAATCTGAACATTAGAGTAGGAGAAAAGATGCTCCCTGTGGAACTGGTTATAATGAATAAAGAGAATGTCCTGTTAAATGTATTATTGCTTAGATATAAATGTTGAAGGACCATTCTCTAAAATGACAAAGAATCTCTTATCTGGGGATGTAGATAAGCACTTGGAGGTGGGCAAGTGATACTGTTCTGATTGATTAGAGAGGTATTTTCCAAAATGAGTAATACACCTGGGACACTTGAAAGATCCAAAGGAATGATATGAACCCTGTGCTCTGCCTGAACTTGTTTTATGCTAAATATAACTTTAAGTAAAATAGAGGCTTATcgttataaaatatgtttaaaatttatcACTGGTTTTATAGAATAGtaggagtttattttttttcatgaaatttttGTTAGTGAAAATTTTTGAGCAATTTCAAGATAGGGGAACTGCTGTGGAGGAGTTTGTCGATACACTGTATTTACCTACTCTTTCCTTTTGTCATCTGCCCTAA
The sequence above is a segment of the Suncus etruscus isolate mSunEtr1 chromosome 8, mSunEtr1.pri.cur, whole genome shotgun sequence genome. Coding sequences within it:
- the LACC1 gene encoding purine nucleoside phosphorylase LACC1, giving the protein MAEAVLVDLFDLKVSSQENYQQILTKILNANKHHYDPKAKFLCIICCTDSINCENDDYHDDDKLETSNGFSTLFREFEIVTNPSMAASLYTIKQKIDEKNLNSIKVIVSIYRKMLMKAFIDQLFTDVYNFEFEDLHMTLSGDLLKESTETRMITPQKLETIQNEIETYLRSLPTLKGELTIIKSPLISDIFIHGFTTRAGGISYIPTLSSLNLFSSSKRRDPKAVVQENLRRLGNTAGFNAEKFYRIKTDHGNDVWIMGRKEPDSYDGIITNQRGVTIAALGADCIPMIFADPVKKACGVAHSGWKGTLLGIARATVNAMIAEYDSSLEDILVILGPSIGPCCFTLRRESAEAFHNLNPECVHLLDSPNPYVNIRKATRILLEQRGILPQNIQDQYQDLSLCTSCHPDKFFSHVRDGLNFGTQIGFISIRE